From Myxococcus stipitatus, one genomic window encodes:
- a CDS encoding AgmX/PglI C-terminal domain-containing protein, whose product MSHRSTIRWVVLPLVCLGILALSAALSSWLLTPVHAPEPEDSTPIPPAHGPAPARAAARPEPGPPEAPSAPVVPPPAFPSRQSAVPVLPGPGQKDPRRVVEVAPVIESTQGDMRPEDVRAALRAVTPLVQQCFEDSAQRNRGPQTVKLRFRVEARGEDGQGEMGDGEVLSSTIPDPFVQACVQDSLLDVRFSTPSRGGKATVVYPFEFRVPEETGR is encoded by the coding sequence ATGTCCCACCGTTCCACCATCCGCTGGGTCGTCCTCCCCCTCGTCTGCCTGGGCATCCTCGCGCTCAGCGCCGCCCTGTCCTCCTGGCTCCTCACGCCCGTCCACGCGCCCGAGCCCGAGGACTCCACGCCCATCCCCCCCGCGCATGGCCCCGCGCCCGCCCGGGCCGCCGCTCGCCCGGAGCCCGGGCCACCCGAAGCCCCTTCCGCGCCCGTCGTCCCGCCCCCCGCCTTCCCCTCCCGCCAATCCGCCGTCCCCGTCCTGCCCGGCCCCGGTCAGAAGGACCCGCGCCGCGTGGTCGAGGTGGCGCCCGTCATCGAGTCCACCCAAGGGGACATGCGCCCCGAGGACGTCCGCGCCGCCCTGCGCGCGGTGACTCCGCTCGTGCAGCAATGTTTCGAGGATTCCGCACAGCGAAACAGGGGCCCCCAGACGGTGAAGCTGCGCTTCCGGGTGGAGGCCCGGGGCGAGGACGGGCAGGGGGAGATGGGGGATGGGGAGGTGCTTTCGAGCACCATTCCGGACCCGTTCGTCCAGGCCTGCGTGCAGGACTCGCTCCTGGACGTCCGGTTTTCCACGCCGTCCCGGGGGGGGAAGGCGACGGTGGTGTATCCCTTCGAGTTCCGGGTGCCGGAGGAGACTGGCCGGTGA
- a CDS encoding ABC transporter substrate-binding protein, translating to MKTTLGIMTCCAVLMAGCSFTTAGGLTECESSADCGANQVCTQGYCLPQPEGCGEVYGPTTSNPILVGAALPLTTSSGDDQSEVQALNSIKMAVDEINGREGISGRLFNLLICDTASNPDRAKAQAEWLVNDKKVPAVFSSGSGQTVAISTVTIKAKALLISHTATSPDIANLSDKLDDEPAVGTVWRTAPSDTYQGRIIGDLVSNTTPLPNTPFAAVEQVGIIYVDDVYGQGLFDKLINRLNGKVPVSPAKYQRNGNISTAVATLTGITTEPEKDVAVLVGFTEDNARIIEQVIAGGRPGQRWFFTDAGKDLGLFDALKANASQVEGSYGTAPAQARVGDPVYNTFNQRFRSTYANRDPGQFSFTAHAYDAMYLVALGAAYAAGPDATPREITGAGIAKGLAHVTPPAGQTANTYALGIAGFAQARDEIRTGKYIDVKGASGELNFDANGDAPSEYELFQIEGGKFVMKQLISPPAD from the coding sequence ATGAAGACGACGCTCGGAATCATGACGTGCTGCGCGGTGCTGATGGCCGGCTGCAGCTTCACCACCGCGGGCGGGCTCACCGAGTGTGAGTCGAGCGCCGACTGCGGCGCCAACCAGGTCTGCACGCAGGGCTACTGCCTGCCCCAGCCGGAGGGCTGCGGCGAGGTGTACGGCCCCACGACGAGCAACCCCATCCTGGTGGGCGCGGCGCTGCCCCTGACGACGTCCTCCGGCGACGACCAGTCGGAGGTCCAGGCGCTCAACTCCATCAAGATGGCGGTGGACGAAATCAACGGTCGCGAGGGCATCAGCGGCCGGCTCTTCAACCTCCTCATCTGCGACACCGCCTCCAACCCGGACCGCGCCAAGGCGCAGGCCGAGTGGCTGGTGAACGACAAGAAGGTGCCGGCGGTGTTCTCCTCCGGCAGCGGGCAGACGGTGGCCATCAGCACGGTGACCATCAAGGCCAAGGCGCTGCTCATCTCCCATACGGCGACCAGCCCGGACATCGCCAACCTCAGCGACAAGCTGGACGACGAGCCGGCGGTGGGCACGGTGTGGCGCACGGCGCCCTCGGACACGTACCAGGGCCGCATCATCGGAGACCTGGTGAGCAACACCACCCCGCTGCCGAACACGCCGTTCGCGGCGGTGGAGCAGGTGGGCATCATCTACGTGGACGACGTGTATGGCCAGGGCCTCTTCGACAAGCTCATCAACCGGCTGAACGGCAAGGTGCCCGTGTCCCCGGCGAAGTACCAGCGCAACGGCAACATCTCCACCGCGGTGGCGACGCTCACCGGCATCACCACCGAGCCCGAGAAGGACGTGGCGGTGCTGGTGGGCTTCACCGAGGACAACGCGCGAATCATCGAGCAGGTCATCGCCGGCGGGCGTCCCGGCCAGCGGTGGTTCTTCACCGACGCGGGCAAGGACCTGGGCCTCTTCGACGCGCTGAAGGCCAATGCCTCGCAGGTGGAGGGCTCCTACGGCACCGCGCCCGCGCAGGCCCGCGTGGGCGACCCGGTGTACAACACGTTCAACCAGCGCTTCCGGTCCACCTACGCCAACAGGGACCCGGGCCAGTTCTCCTTCACCGCGCACGCGTATGACGCCATGTACCTGGTCGCGCTCGGCGCGGCGTACGCGGCGGGCCCGGACGCCACGCCGCGGGAGATCACCGGCGCGGGCATCGCCAAGGGGCTGGCGCACGTGACGCCCCCCGCGGGGCAGACGGCGAACACCTACGCCCTGGGCATCGCCGGCTTCGCGCAGGCCCGGGACGAGATTCGCACCGGCAAGTACATCGACGTGAAGGGCGCCAGCGGCGAGCTGAACTTCGACGCGAACGGCGATGCCCCCTCCGAATACGAGCTGTTCCAGATCGAGGGCGGCAAGTTCGTGATGAAGCAGCTCATCAGCCCTCCGGCGGACTGA
- a CDS encoding tRNA-(ms[2]io[6]A)-hydroxylase, which produces MSSRPTPSRRPLSGEGPVILHRATDPRWLPLALERFDAVLVDHAHCEKKAAANALSMLQAYPELPGLPAQMARLAREESAHLARVLDLMAARGLTLTKDSGDPYAQGLQKLVRTPALERRMDRLLVAAIIEARSCERLSLLAEGLTDPALARFYGELAQSEDGHQSLFFRLAVTSAGEDEAPVRERLETLLAHEARVLDDVGLRAAIH; this is translated from the coding sequence ATGAGCAGCCGTCCCACGCCGTCCCGCCGTCCCCTCTCCGGAGAGGGCCCCGTCATCCTCCACCGCGCCACCGACCCGCGCTGGCTGCCGCTGGCGCTCGAGCGCTTCGACGCGGTGCTGGTGGACCACGCCCACTGCGAGAAGAAGGCCGCGGCCAACGCCCTGTCCATGCTCCAGGCGTACCCGGAGCTGCCGGGCCTGCCGGCGCAGATGGCGCGGCTGGCGCGCGAGGAGTCCGCGCACCTGGCCCGCGTGCTGGACCTGATGGCGGCGCGCGGCCTGACGCTGACGAAGGATTCGGGGGACCCGTACGCCCAGGGCCTGCAGAAGCTGGTGCGCACCCCGGCGCTGGAGCGGCGGATGGACCGGCTGCTGGTCGCCGCCATCATCGAGGCGCGCTCCTGCGAGCGGCTGTCCCTGCTGGCCGAGGGCCTCACCGACCCGGCGCTCGCCCGCTTCTACGGGGAGCTGGCCCAGTCAGAGGATGGGCACCAGTCACTCTTCTTCCGGCTCGCCGTCACCTCCGCCGGTGAGGACGAGGCGCCGGTGCGCGAGCGGCTGGAGACGCTGCTCGCGCACGAGGCGCGGGTGCTCGACGACGTGGGACTGCGCGCCGCCATCCACTGA
- a CDS encoding phosphoenolpyruvate carboxykinase (GTP) has protein sequence MASTQVAEVGTDAPTKNPTLLAWVAQMAQMTQPDRIVWCDGSEEEKKRLTQQAVDEGILIPLNQQKRPGCYLHRSNPNDVARVEHLTFICTPNKTDAGPTNNWMEPEEAYTKLEQLFTGSMKGRTMYVVPYAMGPIGSPFTKIGVELTDSVYVVLNMRIMARMGKQALDMLGDSDDFNRGLHSTGDVNPDRRYICHFPQDNTIWSFGSGYGGNVLLGKKCLALRIGSYLGREEGWLAEHMLILGVTSPKGETTYVAAAFPSACGKTNFAMMIPPAEYKGWKVETVGDDIAWMRPGPDGRLYAINPEAGYFGVVPGTNYKTNPNAMETISKDTLFTNVALTPDGDVWWEGKDGEVPEELTDWQGRPWKKGSTEKAAHPNSRFTAPMSNNPVLSSKANDPMGVPISAIIFGGRRSNTVPLVIQAFNWTHGVFLGATMGSETTAAATGKVGVVRRDPMAMLPFCGYHMGDYLQHWLDMQKSIGQLPKIFQVNWFRQDKNGKFLWPGFGDNMRVLEWIVNRVHGRVPTQETLLGWVPRQDEGLNLKGLDVPADAVAEATSIKEDEWKSELKSQEVFFEQLGTKAPEALMLQRKLLMARLGG, from the coding sequence ATGGCTTCGACGCAAGTGGCGGAGGTGGGCACGGACGCCCCCACCAAGAACCCCACGCTGCTGGCCTGGGTCGCGCAGATGGCCCAGATGACCCAGCCGGACCGCATCGTTTGGTGTGATGGGTCCGAAGAGGAGAAGAAGCGGCTGACGCAGCAGGCAGTGGACGAGGGCATCCTCATCCCCCTCAACCAGCAGAAGCGCCCGGGCTGCTACCTGCACCGCTCCAACCCGAACGACGTGGCGCGCGTCGAGCACCTCACGTTCATCTGCACGCCGAACAAGACGGACGCGGGCCCCACCAACAACTGGATGGAGCCGGAGGAGGCGTACACCAAGCTGGAGCAGCTGTTCACCGGCAGCATGAAGGGCCGGACGATGTACGTGGTGCCCTACGCCATGGGCCCCATCGGCAGCCCGTTCACGAAGATTGGCGTGGAGCTGACCGACAGCGTCTACGTGGTGCTCAACATGCGCATCATGGCGCGCATGGGGAAGCAGGCGCTGGACATGCTGGGCGACAGCGACGACTTCAACCGCGGCCTGCACAGCACCGGCGACGTCAACCCGGACCGCCGCTACATCTGCCACTTCCCGCAGGACAACACCATCTGGAGCTTCGGCTCCGGATATGGCGGCAACGTGCTGCTCGGGAAGAAATGCCTGGCGCTGCGCATCGGCAGCTACCTGGGCCGCGAGGAGGGCTGGCTCGCCGAGCACATGCTCATCCTCGGCGTGACGAGCCCCAAGGGTGAGACGACCTACGTCGCCGCCGCCTTCCCGTCCGCGTGCGGCAAGACGAACTTCGCGATGATGATTCCTCCGGCCGAGTACAAGGGCTGGAAGGTCGAGACGGTGGGCGACGACATCGCGTGGATGCGCCCGGGTCCGGATGGCCGCCTGTACGCCATCAACCCGGAGGCCGGCTACTTCGGCGTGGTGCCGGGCACCAACTACAAGACCAACCCCAACGCGATGGAGACCATCTCCAAGGACACGCTCTTCACGAACGTGGCCCTGACGCCGGACGGCGACGTGTGGTGGGAGGGCAAGGACGGCGAGGTCCCCGAGGAGCTCACCGACTGGCAGGGCCGGCCCTGGAAGAAGGGCAGCACGGAGAAGGCGGCGCACCCCAACAGCCGCTTCACCGCGCCCATGAGCAACAACCCGGTGCTCAGCTCCAAGGCCAACGACCCCATGGGCGTGCCCATCTCCGCCATCATCTTCGGCGGCCGCCGCTCCAACACCGTCCCGCTGGTCATCCAGGCCTTCAACTGGACCCACGGCGTGTTCCTGGGCGCCACCATGGGCAGCGAGACGACCGCCGCCGCCACCGGCAAGGTGGGCGTGGTGCGCCGCGACCCCATGGCCATGCTGCCCTTCTGCGGCTACCACATGGGCGACTACCTCCAGCACTGGCTGGACATGCAGAAGTCCATCGGCCAGCTGCCGAAGATCTTCCAGGTCAACTGGTTCCGGCAGGACAAGAACGGCAAGTTCCTGTGGCCGGGCTTCGGCGACAACATGCGCGTGCTCGAGTGGATCGTGAACCGCGTGCACGGCCGCGTCCCCACGCAGGAGACGCTGCTGGGCTGGGTGCCGCGCCAGGACGAGGGCCTCAACCTCAAGGGCCTGGACGTGCCCGCGGACGCCGTCGCGGAGGCCACCTCCATCAAGGAGGACGAGTGGAAGAGCGAGCTCAAGAGCCAGGAGGTCTTCTTCGAGCAGCTGGGCACCAAGGCCCCCGAGGCCCTCATGCTCCAGCGCAAGCTGCTGATGGCGCGCCTGGGCGGGTAG
- a CDS encoding Vps62-related protein: protein MGRSRLFPPGPGALLAGLLALTAGCAGEAPEEVPSEDAARGTAQQSLVPPKEKSCQELKTASPSAGDGEYTLYVEGDLARPWRVWCQDMATVPKEYLPLVESGLFSNFSQYTAGVAAPGTTVRTTFTKLRIDPATLRVSISDRTFATSTGSLSHPGRAPSVTSMPYGVAMSCDWTASGRATVDLRGTPFRVASEQFSTLGWSQLGASTYGFADEFVALTGGGYCGWTAPLSADPFTGGSLQLAYAGPAPRYTPVARLYRTGATEAEALRFQPGPYDSDKLHQTPGLFDELHVPRGWRAYFFAQAGFQGDTRTFEFDLVLPGDSPARSAGSLFVAANVVVYTSGGYTGTSQTLGAGRYDMGHLTVGNDTIRSIRVPDGFRVILFRDGGFRGTQLVLTQDTDLTGHPFAAQTSSIIVESTTTGDGNLVYGRWLSSGGKSTTSPDNRKLVVDYLGGPDIVTFDLESGTGTTVPYLYLLDANDQVLLEAAPSGPGDTHARISALLTTGTYKLVAATTQAGRTADFIVRSDKARLRYPQRLYIHPVTSIPWYYDNAGTGSHKDGSVWRPDLSGMPGAYALGDIAMRGHSTGPRMSFVVSGEGDVLARPTDYTLVWDDKGTHGQHDVSFWHPVPPAGYTCLGTVANRGYDKPALDLVRCVRSEYVLPAAGTWVWDDKGSGGSLDVTLYEVNPSDARTVNASLMVGQGNYDAPDPSRIWALNKSALANPELQGGAVDANTVHFFAPRVWLHSGEYYWPSSVEHFLDNVKREGNYLTTKEPLGCASCTDPQFLDGQRPDQQRVPVYAQVVTRTQGGVPTNVTDVIYWTFYPYNNGKRVCVGPLDPVAGCYGAYSTFGNHVGDWEHLTVRFVDGRPTELYMAQHSDGARFLFGDKAILLVAGLHPEVYAALGSHGLYPDAARHVYKTIILTGEKLADDTDRGIAWDTWNHRPVIFDWQPPGTFLVPLQWLNISASWGNAPEDCGNLVSKLSGECVLNGGPTPPLFKGFANPSSTQLE from the coding sequence ATGGGTCGTTCCCGCCTGTTCCCACCGGGTCCCGGGGCGCTGCTCGCCGGACTCCTCGCGCTGACCGCCGGCTGCGCCGGTGAAGCCCCCGAAGAAGTCCCTTCGGAGGACGCGGCGCGCGGCACCGCGCAACAGTCGCTCGTGCCCCCGAAGGAGAAGTCCTGTCAGGAGCTCAAGACCGCCTCGCCCTCGGCGGGAGACGGCGAATACACGCTCTACGTCGAGGGAGACCTCGCGCGCCCGTGGCGGGTCTGGTGCCAGGACATGGCGACCGTCCCCAAGGAGTACCTCCCGCTCGTGGAGTCCGGCCTCTTCTCCAACTTCTCCCAGTACACCGCGGGCGTCGCGGCGCCGGGGACCACCGTCCGGACGACGTTCACGAAGCTGCGAATCGACCCGGCGACGCTCCGGGTGAGCATCTCCGACCGGACCTTCGCCACGTCCACGGGCTCGCTGAGCCATCCGGGCAGGGCGCCGAGCGTCACCTCCATGCCCTATGGCGTGGCGATGTCCTGTGACTGGACGGCCTCCGGTCGGGCCACGGTCGACCTGCGCGGCACGCCCTTCCGCGTCGCCAGCGAGCAGTTCTCCACCCTGGGCTGGTCGCAGCTCGGCGCGTCGACCTACGGCTTCGCGGACGAGTTCGTCGCGCTGACGGGCGGCGGCTACTGCGGCTGGACGGCCCCCCTCTCCGCGGACCCCTTCACCGGGGGCTCCCTCCAGCTGGCCTACGCCGGCCCCGCGCCCCGGTACACGCCCGTCGCGCGCCTCTACAGGACGGGCGCCACGGAGGCCGAGGCGCTGCGCTTCCAGCCCGGCCCGTACGACTCCGACAAGCTCCACCAGACCCCCGGCCTCTTCGACGAGCTCCACGTGCCCCGGGGTTGGCGCGCGTACTTCTTCGCCCAGGCGGGCTTCCAGGGAGACACCCGCACCTTCGAATTCGACCTGGTGCTGCCCGGCGACAGCCCCGCCCGGAGCGCCGGCAGCCTCTTCGTGGCCGCCAACGTCGTCGTGTACACGAGCGGGGGCTACACGGGCACCAGCCAGACCCTCGGCGCCGGCCGCTACGACATGGGCCACCTGACCGTGGGCAACGACACCATCCGCTCCATCAGGGTGCCGGACGGCTTCCGGGTCATCCTCTTCCGGGACGGAGGCTTCCGGGGCACTCAGCTCGTCCTCACCCAGGACACCGACCTCACCGGCCATCCCTTCGCCGCCCAGACCTCCAGCATCATCGTGGAGTCCACGACCACGGGGGACGGCAACCTCGTCTACGGCCGGTGGCTCTCCTCCGGCGGGAAGAGCACCACCAGCCCGGACAATCGCAAGCTCGTCGTCGACTACCTGGGCGGCCCCGACATCGTCACCTTCGACCTGGAGTCCGGCACCGGCACCACCGTGCCCTACCTCTACCTGCTCGACGCCAACGACCAGGTGCTCCTCGAGGCGGCGCCCTCGGGACCCGGTGACACCCACGCCCGCATCTCCGCGCTCCTCACGACGGGCACGTACAAGCTGGTGGCGGCCACCACGCAGGCGGGCCGCACCGCGGACTTCATCGTGCGCTCGGACAAGGCGCGGCTGCGCTACCCGCAGCGGCTCTACATCCACCCGGTGACGAGCATCCCCTGGTACTACGACAACGCCGGCACGGGCTCCCACAAGGACGGCTCCGTCTGGAGGCCCGACCTGTCCGGCATGCCCGGCGCGTACGCCCTGGGCGACATCGCCATGCGCGGACACAGCACGGGCCCGCGCATGTCGTTCGTGGTCTCCGGCGAGGGGGACGTGCTGGCCAGGCCCACGGACTACACGCTCGTCTGGGACGACAAGGGCACCCACGGCCAGCATGACGTCAGCTTCTGGCACCCGGTGCCGCCGGCGGGCTACACCTGCCTGGGCACCGTGGCCAACCGTGGCTACGACAAGCCGGCCCTGGACCTCGTGCGGTGCGTGCGCAGCGAGTACGTGCTGCCCGCGGCGGGGACGTGGGTGTGGGACGACAAGGGCTCGGGGGGCTCGCTGGACGTCACCCTCTACGAGGTGAACCCCTCGGACGCGCGGACGGTGAACGCCTCGCTCATGGTGGGCCAGGGCAACTACGACGCGCCGGACCCCTCGCGCATCTGGGCCCTGAACAAGAGCGCCCTCGCCAACCCGGAGCTCCAGGGCGGCGCCGTCGACGCCAACACGGTCCACTTCTTCGCGCCCCGCGTCTGGCTGCACTCCGGCGAGTACTACTGGCCCTCGTCCGTCGAGCACTTCCTCGACAACGTCAAGCGCGAGGGGAACTACCTGACGACGAAGGAGCCCCTGGGCTGCGCCTCGTGCACCGACCCGCAGTTCCTCGACGGGCAGAGGCCGGACCAGCAGCGCGTGCCGGTCTACGCGCAGGTCGTCACGCGCACGCAGGGCGGCGTCCCCACGAACGTCACCGACGTCATCTATTGGACCTTCTATCCCTACAACAACGGCAAGCGCGTCTGCGTCGGGCCGCTCGACCCGGTGGCCGGCTGCTACGGCGCCTATTCGACCTTCGGCAACCACGTGGGCGACTGGGAGCACCTCACCGTGCGCTTCGTCGACGGCCGCCCGACGGAGCTGTACATGGCCCAGCACAGCGACGGAGCCCGGTTCCTCTTCGGCGACAAGGCCATTCTCCTGGTCGCGGGCCTCCATCCGGAGGTCTACGCGGCGCTGGGCTCGCACGGGCTCTATCCGGACGCCGCGAGGCACGTCTACAAGACCATCATCCTCACCGGCGAGAAGCTCGCGGACGACACCGACCGGGGCATCGCCTGGGACACCTGGAACCACCGTCCGGTCATCTTCGACTGGCAGCCCCCGGGCACCTTCCTCGTGCCGCTGCAGTGGCTCAACATCTCCGCGAGCTGGGGCAACGCGCCGGAGGACTGCGGCAACCTCGTCTCGAAGCTCTCCGGTGAGTGCGTGCTCAACGGCGGGCCCACGCCCCCGCTGTTCAAGGGCTTCGCGAACCCGAGCTCCACGCAGCTGGAGTGA
- a CDS encoding GNAT family N-acetyltransferase gives MPVSVEQLGPQDTAALRALLAKDPVHNLYLLGLLEEFGITARGRVPFAFYGRFDDKALTAAVFVGGEGGLVVPSASDAGATSVIADALASSLRLKAAVGDKSSVDALLRSLSPGKPRLSRTQRLFAVSADDLGPFTNPLLRLAREEDLPRLLPLAQGYVREAMERDPLAEDPLGYEARVVQRVRQRRTYVLEEDGALVFKVDIGSRSQYGAELEGLYTPPAERGKGHATLCLGQISRHLLSSLPRLTLRIDERDESTARIARKVGYLAGRTWRLVLVE, from the coding sequence ATGCCCGTCTCCGTCGAACAGCTTGGCCCTCAGGACACGGCGGCCCTGCGGGCGTTGCTCGCGAAGGACCCGGTCCACAACCTCTACCTGCTGGGTCTGTTGGAGGAGTTCGGCATCACCGCGCGAGGGCGGGTGCCGTTCGCCTTCTACGGCCGTTTCGACGACAAGGCGCTCACCGCCGCCGTCTTCGTGGGCGGTGAGGGCGGCCTCGTGGTGCCCAGCGCCAGCGACGCTGGCGCCACCAGCGTCATCGCGGACGCGCTCGCCTCGTCGCTGCGGCTCAAGGCGGCGGTGGGGGACAAGTCGTCGGTGGACGCGCTGCTGCGCAGCCTGTCACCGGGCAAGCCGCGCCTGTCGCGCACGCAGCGGCTGTTCGCCGTGTCCGCGGACGACCTGGGGCCCTTCACCAACCCGCTGCTGCGGCTGGCGCGCGAGGAGGACCTGCCCCGGCTGCTGCCGCTGGCGCAGGGCTACGTGCGCGAGGCGATGGAGCGCGACCCGCTGGCGGAGGACCCGCTTGGGTACGAGGCGCGCGTCGTCCAGCGCGTGCGCCAGCGCCGCACCTACGTGCTGGAGGAGGACGGCGCGCTGGTGTTCAAGGTCGACATCGGCAGCCGCTCCCAGTACGGCGCGGAGCTGGAGGGCCTGTACACGCCGCCCGCTGAGCGCGGCAAGGGCCACGCCACGCTGTGCCTGGGCCAGATATCCCGGCACCTGTTGTCCTCGCTGCCCCGGCTCACCCTGCGCATCGACGAGCGGGACGAGAGCACCGCGCGCATCGCCCGCAAGGTGGGCTACCTGGCCGGCCGCACGTGGCGGCTGGTGCTGGTGGAGTAG